The stretch of DNA TACCAATCAAGCGCATTGATACCAAGTTTCTGTATTGCAATACCAAAATGGAGTTGCTGAAACTGAATGCGCGCATTGGCAATTCGGTTATTCGCAACGAACTGGTTTTTTACTACGACCGTCCTTCGGCTTTTAGTGATTTTAACAGCCGGGTGCTCATGAAAGCCCATTTCCACGACAGCGAAGTAACGTCGAAAGACCTCGGTTATTTTTCGGATTACCTGCGTCAGCTAAACGAAACATGGCTGCTGAGTGGCACGTTTACCGGTACTGTCAACGATTTTCGGCTGAGCCATACCGACCTGCGCTTTGGCCCGAATGGGCGCAGCCGACTGGCGGGCGATCTGGCCTGGAAGGGCTTGCCCGACATCGACAAAACCACGGTCGATTTCAACTTCACGCCCTCGCTCGTGAACATGGCCGACATTCGGCAATATTATCCCGACTCGTCGTTTAATGGCGTAGTGCAGAAACTCGGTACGGTAGCTTTCAATGCAGCTTTTGCGGGTGCGTTCGATGATTTTAAAACGAAAGGCGCGTTTCGTACAGACATCGGCAATGTAACGGGCAATCTGGTGCTGAAACTCGCTGACCGCCCTGGGCAAACGGCCTACACGGCCAATCTCCGAAGTGAAAACTTCAACCTCGGTCAGTTAATTAACGAATCTGAACAGATTGGTGCCATAGACGGTGAGGGGCGGCTTACGGGGAGTGGCACCGACCTGGCGCACATTACGGCAGACGTCGATGCGCGGCTGGGCCGTTTTGGCTGGCAGGGCTACGACTATCGGAATGTAGTTCTGCGTGGTAATCTGCAAAAGGCGTTTTTCAATGGGCAAATGGAGGTCCGCGATCCAAATCTGGACTTCGCCCTCGATGGCGAATTTGACCTCAGCACCCCCCGCAATCGGTACGACCTGCGCGGCACTGTGCAGCACGCCAACCTGCGGGCGTTGGGCTTCCTGACCGATTCGCTCGTGGTGCGGTCTGACGTTGACGTGCGGCTGGAAGGCACCAATCTCGATGATCTGGTAGGTAGTGCGGCTTTTCGGAACGCCGAGGTAAACCTGAATCGGCGGAGTCTGCGTGCCGATACACTCACGCTGGTGTCGTCTATCGAACGGCGCGGTATTGGCACCGATTCGGTAGTAATGCAGCGGTATTTCGACATGGAGTCTGATTTTCTGACAGCCCGGTTGCAGGGCAGTTTTGAACTCCAGCGCACCATCGGCGATCTGACACAATTAGTTCGCGAATACCAGATGTACTTTGCGGGCGATGCTGTTGGCATGCGTACCTACTACGAGCAAAAACAACGATTGTCGGCCCAGAATAAAACGCCTTCAAGTCGATATGGTGTTGATTATCAATTTATCACGAAGCAGATTCAGCCGTTGCTGGCGTTTCTGGGGCCATCGGTTTATGCAGCTCCCGGCACGCAGGTAGAAGGCCGCTTTACGGTTGATAACACGTCGTTTCTAACGGCCACCGTGCAAACGGATTCGGTGGCGTTCGGGGCTATTGGTTTTGGGCCGAGCGAGCTTGATCTGACAACCTCGAAGTTTACACTTGGGCAAGACGTGCTGGCGTCGTTGGTGCTGACGTCGGAGTGGCAAACATTCAGTTCGTCGTTGCCGACGCGCCGGTTGCAGGCCGAGGGGTCGTGGAGTGTAGATCACATTACTTTCACCAGCAGTATCGAACAGGCCAACAGCCCCAATCGCGCCAAGCTGAACGGCGAACTGCGATTCAAAGGGGACGCCATCGACCTGACATTCCGCCAGTCGGACGTGCGTGTGCTGGATGGCGACTGGATACTTAATCCCGAAAGTCTTATTCGGAAGGTGGGCGACGAGTATACGCTTCGGAACGTATCGTTGCTGAATCAGGATCAATTAGTGCGGGTGTCGGGCCGGATTTCAGCCGATTCGGCACAGCATCTCGACATCGGGGCGCAAAATTTCCGGCTGGCTTCGCTCAATCCACTGCTGAACACGACCCTCGGCGGAACCCTCAACGGCACAGCTTCTGTACGCGATTTATATCATACGCCCATTATTGAGAGTCAACTGACGGTTAATGCATTATCGTATCAGAATACACTGCTGGGCGATGTGCGGGGCCGGGGCGAGTGGGACCAGCAGGGGCAGCAACTCAACCTCGACGCCAATGTAAATCGCAACGGCAACGACGTGCTGACGCTGACGGGCAACTACACGCCTGAGCGCAGAACGAACCCGCTGGCACTGCGGGCAACCGTCAACGATGCTGAACTGGTAATCCTGGAATCGTTGACCGAGGGGCTTTTCACGAACCTCGGCGGTACGGCAAACGGGCAAATTGCCATTACGGGAACCCCCGCAGCACCTATCCTGACTGGTTCATTGGCCGTGAAAAACGGGCGCGGGCGTTTCGAGTATCTTAAAGCAGATTTTACGTTCGACGATCAGGTATATTTTGGCGAAAATGAAATCATTACCCGGCGGCTTACTCTACGCGACCCGAACGGTAACACGGCCCAACTGCGCGGGGGCGTCTATCACGATAATTTCCGCTATTTCACGCTCGGTTTTGATGCCGACCTGAAAAATTTCCGAATTATGAATACGGGTGCCAAAGATAATAACCTATTCTATGGGCAGGCCGTTGTAACGGGTAAAGCCGAACTGTTCGGGCCAATCGATAACCTGACGATCAGGGCCAATGCTACCAGCAACAAAGGCACCCGCATTTACATTCCGCTCGATGGAGCCACCACAGTTGATTCAGACGACCGGATTCGGTTTGTATCCAGCCTGTCGTCGGGTAAGCTCGTAAGCACGTCGGCCACGAAAACAAACGGAACGCCACCCGATGAAGCCGCTTCGGGCGAAATTGACCTGTCGCGGATTCAGATGGATTTCAATTTCAACATCACGCCCGACGCATACTGCGAAATTCAGTTGGACCGCCAAACGGGCGACATTATCAAAGCCTATGGGCAGGGCCGAATTGGTATGAAAGTCGATACCGAGGGCGACTTTACGATGACGGGGAACTACGAAATTCAGAAGGGTGAATACACCTTTACGTTTCAGAATATCATCAACAAAAAGTTTCAGCTACGGCCCAACAGCCGCATTACCTGGACCGGCGACCCCTACGGTGCCCTGCTCGACGTAACGGCGGCCTATACACAGTACACCTCGCTGGCTCCGCTGCTGCCCCCAAATGGCTCGTCGGCCACGCCCCGCAACGATCAGACACGCCGGTATCCGGTCGATCTGCTTATTAAAATGAATGGCGAACTTGGTTTGCCTACTATCACATATAATCTCGATATTAAAGAGTTTCCGGCCTCGCCCGATTTCCGGCAGGCCGTTATCAACTTCAAGGCACGTCTGCAAAGCAACGATCAGGAACTAACCCGGCAGGTAAGCAGCGTCTTGTTATTCAATCAATTACTGCCCGAAGGCATGAGCCTGTTCGATCAGAATCAGGTAAACTCCGGTGTGGCAAACAGCGTGAGCGAGCTGCTCTCCAACCAGATCAGCCGACTGGCCTCGAACCTGAACGAGAACCTCGACGTGGGTGTGTCGTTTGGTGGATTTACGGGGATGGGTACGCAGCAAAACGAAAACCTGCTCAACAACCTGCAACTACGATTCTCGTACCGGCTGCTGAACGACCGCCTGCGTATCAGTCGCGACGGGGGCTTCACCTACGGCCAAAGCCAGTACAATGCCGCCAGTTTGCTCGGCGAGTGGACGCTCGAATACATCATTACGTCTGATGGGCGGTTGCGGGCTAAAATGTATAACCGCAATCAGCAGAGTGTGCTAACGCAGAACAGCATTAATAGCATCATCAGTACGGGCGGGGGTGTTAGTTTGCTCTATACCCGCTCGTTCAATCGCTTCTTTGGGGGCAAGCGCACCACCCCCGGCCTGGCACCAACCGAGCCACCCGCCGACGAACCGAAAGTTCCGGCCCCGGCCCCCGCTTCAGTAACAACGGTATCGAGCCGGTAGGTTTTACGCGAACCGGGCCGAAAAACAGCAAGGCGGGCGGGGTAAAACCCGGCGGGTCGTTCTTTTGCTGGTAACGAACCCTTTGCCATTATGAAATTTACTCTTTATGGGCTGATTGCTCTGTTCATGCTGCCCGGCTATGTGTTCAGCCAACAGCGCACCTTTACCAACCCCATCAAAAACTCCGGACCCGACCCGTGGGTGCTGCAACAGAACGGCTGGTATTATTACATGAACACAACCGGCACCAATCTGACGCTCTGGCGCACGCGCAACGTGGCCGACCTTGCCAACGCCGAGAAGAAAATTATTTTTACACCCCCACCTGGCAAACCGTACTCTAAAGAACTCTGGGCACCCGAAATTCACTTCGTTCGGGGCAAGTGGTATGTATACGTAGCCGCCGACTCGCTCAACAACCTGAGCCATCGAATCTGGGTACTCGAAAACCCTTCTGCCGACCCGTTTCAGGGCGAATGGACCGTGAAAGGCAAATTAGCCGACCCCGGCGACCATTGGGCCATTGACCTAACGGTACTCGAACACAAAGGCAAACTCTACGCGGCCTGGTCGGGCTGGGAGGGCGAAAAAAACGGACGGCAGGATATTTACTTGGCCCGACTCAAAAACCCGTGGACCATGCGCGGCAAACGCGTAAAACTGTCGCAGCCCGATCTGCCCTGGGAGCGGCACGGAGCCACGCCGATTGAATGGCAGCAGAAAAACGGCGAACCCCCGTTGATTTTAGTGAACGAAGGCCCCGAATTTCTGCAAAACGGGAACCGGCTCTTTGTCGTGTATTCGGCCAATGCCTGCTGGCTCGATTACTGCCTCGGCCTGCTCACACACACGGGTGGCAGTTTGCTGAAGGCTAAGAACTGGACGAAATCGCCCCAGCCAGTGTTTGTGCAATCGTCGGAAAATAACGTCTGGGCACCCGGTCATGGCGGTTTTTTTGTGGATGGTAAAGGGCAGAACTGGATGATCTACCACGCTAACCCGTCAGAAACCGACGGTTGTGGCAACAAACGCGCTCCGCACATTCAGCCGTTTACGTGGCAGACCGATGGTTCGCCTAACTTTGGTAAGCCGATGCCCAAAACGCCAATGCCCGTGCCGGGTGAATAGCGGAAACATTGATGATAAAGATTGACGGTTAGCCACCTGAACGGCATGATTGGGCTGGAAGAACTTGATAAACACCTATTTGACGAACTTAGTAAATGAAACAATTTCTGATTCCGGCTGCGGTAGTAGCCTTGTTGCATCTGGCCGGTTGCCAGTCGTCTACCAAAACGAAAGAAGCCGACACGGAACTGGCGAATACACCCGCTGCCGGATCGCCCGACGCCGATACCGCCACCCAAACCACTATGATCGACTACAAACTACCAGACCCAAAAGCTTTTGGTGGGGAGAAAAACGGGAAAACCGTTACGCTGCATATCCTGAAGAATGACAACCTGCACGTTGCCATTACCAATTTTGGTGCCCGCGTAGTGGGCTTGCTGGTGCCGGACAAAACCGGAAAACTCATCGACGTGGTGCCGGGCTTTGCCACGCTGAAAGCCTACGAAGCGGCCAATGAATCCTTTTTCGGGCCAATTGTCGGACGGTTCGGCAATCGCATCGCCAAAGGCAGGTTCACCATCGATGGAAAAGCGTATCAGACCGAACTCAACAACAACGGCAACACGCTGCACGCTGGTCCGACAGGTTTCCATAATCAGGTCTGGGACGCTAAACAAATCGACGACAAATCGCTGGAACTTACGTATGT from Spirosoma montaniterrae encodes:
- a CDS encoding translocation/assembly module TamB domain-containing protein → MRSLVAILLKTLLYLSLVLVGLLFGGILALQIPTVQTKVVQEVARRVSEKLLFPVDIQHVSIKWFDSLTLEGVRIKDRQGRPMITVGRLDADYNLRNLIDSSAHNIHLDEVVLYQPHVLMIKNPANGDTNLDDFIARIEELTADPTKPSIPNQNVPFTVARVVLADGSYTLSDPREPLMRNANWFDYNHFTLQHLNADVSNLLVLGDTIALDIRNLTGVDRDSRLPIKRIDTKFLYCNTKMELLKLNARIGNSVIRNELVFYYDRPSAFSDFNSRVLMKAHFHDSEVTSKDLGYFSDYLRQLNETWLLSGTFTGTVNDFRLSHTDLRFGPNGRSRLAGDLAWKGLPDIDKTTVDFNFTPSLVNMADIRQYYPDSSFNGVVQKLGTVAFNAAFAGAFDDFKTKGAFRTDIGNVTGNLVLKLADRPGQTAYTANLRSENFNLGQLINESEQIGAIDGEGRLTGSGTDLAHITADVDARLGRFGWQGYDYRNVVLRGNLQKAFFNGQMEVRDPNLDFALDGEFDLSTPRNRYDLRGTVQHANLRALGFLTDSLVVRSDVDVRLEGTNLDDLVGSAAFRNAEVNLNRRSLRADTLTLVSSIERRGIGTDSVVMQRYFDMESDFLTARLQGSFELQRTIGDLTQLVREYQMYFAGDAVGMRTYYEQKQRLSAQNKTPSSRYGVDYQFITKQIQPLLAFLGPSVYAAPGTQVEGRFTVDNTSFLTATVQTDSVAFGAIGFGPSELDLTTSKFTLGQDVLASLVLTSEWQTFSSSLPTRRLQAEGSWSVDHITFTSSIEQANSPNRAKLNGELRFKGDAIDLTFRQSDVRVLDGDWILNPESLIRKVGDEYTLRNVSLLNQDQLVRVSGRISADSAQHLDIGAQNFRLASLNPLLNTTLGGTLNGTASVRDLYHTPIIESQLTVNALSYQNTLLGDVRGRGEWDQQGQQLNLDANVNRNGNDVLTLTGNYTPERRTNPLALRATVNDAELVILESLTEGLFTNLGGTANGQIAITGTPAAPILTGSLAVKNGRGRFEYLKADFTFDDQVYFGENEIITRRLTLRDPNGNTAQLRGGVYHDNFRYFTLGFDADLKNFRIMNTGAKDNNLFYGQAVVTGKAELFGPIDNLTIRANATSNKGTRIYIPLDGATTVDSDDRIRFVSSLSSGKLVSTSATKTNGTPPDEAASGEIDLSRIQMDFNFNITPDAYCEIQLDRQTGDIIKAYGQGRIGMKVDTEGDFTMTGNYEIQKGEYTFTFQNIINKKFQLRPNSRITWTGDPYGALLDVTAAYTQYTSLAPLLPPNGSSATPRNDQTRRYPVDLLIKMNGELGLPTITYNLDIKEFPASPDFRQAVINFKARLQSNDQELTRQVSSVLLFNQLLPEGMSLFDQNQVNSGVANSVSELLSNQISRLASNLNENLDVGVSFGGFTGMGTQQNENLLNNLQLRFSYRLLNDRLRISRDGGFTYGQSQYNAASLLGEWTLEYIITSDGRLRAKMYNRNQQSVLTQNSINSIISTGGGVSLLYTRSFNRFFGGKRTTPGLAPTEPPADEPKVPAPAPASVTTVSSR
- a CDS encoding family 43 glycosylhydrolase yields the protein MKFTLYGLIALFMLPGYVFSQQRTFTNPIKNSGPDPWVLQQNGWYYYMNTTGTNLTLWRTRNVADLANAEKKIIFTPPPGKPYSKELWAPEIHFVRGKWYVYVAADSLNNLSHRIWVLENPSADPFQGEWTVKGKLADPGDHWAIDLTVLEHKGKLYAAWSGWEGEKNGRQDIYLARLKNPWTMRGKRVKLSQPDLPWERHGATPIEWQQKNGEPPLILVNEGPEFLQNGNRLFVVYSANACWLDYCLGLLTHTGGSLLKAKNWTKSPQPVFVQSSENNVWAPGHGGFFVDGKGQNWMIYHANPSETDGCGNKRAPHIQPFTWQTDGSPNFGKPMPKTPMPVPGE